Part of the Halobacteriovoraceae bacterium genome is shown below.
ATATCTTTTTTTAGTTTTTTATTTAATGAATAAAATGAATTTTCAAGTAACCCTAAAATAACTCTTTGAAAAAGTGATTCAGAGACGTAAAAATCCTCTGCTCCAGAGATGTCTTTATGAATGGTAACATCAATCGGATTTTTTGCTCGCATCGTATGATAGGCCAAATCCATTGATACGTTCAATATTACTTGGGCACTTTCCTTCTTACCTGAGTCCTCTTTTGCATGTCCTAACATATTATCTATAACATCATTAGCTCTTTTACCACTATCAATAACAATTTGTGAGGCCTCATTCAATCCATCTTTAAGTTCTTTATCCTCAATATTAATTTCATTTAATAATTCCTGTATAACCTGTCCGGAACCAATCACAAGATTTAGTGGATTTCTCAATTCATGCGCGATTCCTGCTGTTAACGTTGCCAATGTTACCATTTTTTCTTGTTGAATAAGTTTTTTCTGTGCATTTTCAAGTTTTTTAGTTCTCTCTTCAATGACGGCCTTCAATTCATCATTAAAATTTTCTATTTTCTTAAGCTGAGTAAGTACACTATGCTTATCAAAAATCATCGCTGTAATAACACCTATCGAATGTACAAACTGCTTTTCTCTTTCGCTCCAACTTTTTTTCTGTTTCAAGTATTCTAAACATAGAACTCCAAGAACATCATCCACTCCCCAAATTGGTACATCATACATAGACTTTGACCTTAAACCATTGACTAGTCCAGTCTAAAGATGAGTTGCACTGAGTCTGTGTTTTACATCTTCTCGTTCCTTTTTGACAAATTCTTTAGGTGTTAAATATTTTAATGAACTGTGTATTCTCTCTTCATTGTATTCTTTTCTCCAGCTTTCAATTACAACTCGTGCTTCTGCCAATGTAGAAAACCAATTTTGATTTAGACATTCATCTCGAAAGCTACCATTAAAACTTTCAATATAAGCATTATCTGTTGGTTTTCCTGGACGAGTAAAATCTATTTCAATATTATTCCTGTAACTCCACTCCAACATGGCCTTAGATGTAAATTCTGGCCCATTATCTACTTGAATTCTTTTTGGTTTTCCATGTTCTTTTATCATTCGATCAAGTTCTTTGGTTACAATTATTCCCGAGATTGAATGATTAATATAAAAACCTGGGGAATACCTTGTGAAATGATCTATAACTGTCAATATTCTAATCTTTCTTGAATTTGCAAGTGAGTCTGAAACAAAATCCATAGACCAAACTTCACCCCCCATCGATGCCGAAGGTTTTACTATCCGTGGAAAAAATTGTTTTTTCTTTTTTCGTTTCAATTTTAAAGAAAATCCCTGCTCAAAATAAATTCTTTGGGTTCTCTTGCGATTTTGGACTATTCCTTCTCGATTTAGAATCACATGAACTCGTGGATATCCATATCTTCGATGTTTATGTACAATTTGTTGCATTCGATTAATAACAATTTGGTCATTCTTAATCAAAGTTAATTCATATCGATAGCTTGATCTGTTAATATCTAAAACTTGGCACGAATGCCGCTCACTGACCCCAAACTTATCAATGAGCATTTTAGCTGCATTTTTCTTTTGTTTGGGCCTTAAAAGTTTCCCTTTGTAACTTCCTTGAGCATTTGGTTATCTAAACTTAAATCAGCAACGAGTCGTTTTAAACGTCGATTCTCCTCTTCAAGACTTCTTAGTTTTTTAGCATCAGATACCTGCATCCCGTGATATTTTTTCTTCCACTTATGAACTGTTTGCTCGGCCATTCCATATTTGCGTCCAAGTTCTTTTGCTGGAATTCCAGATTCATATTCCTTTAAAATTTTGAAAATCACTTCTTCTGAAAATTTTTTTCCTTTCATTTTATTGTCTCCTTGTTTTATTTTTAACACAGTGAGACTCATCCTGAGAATGGACTAAATTTTGGGTTTATGGTCAACTTAATACCCAAAGGACGTAAATAGCCCTCACTAAAACATTCTGTGGACTCATTTTTACAAGCATCAGCAGCTTCTATAATCATCTTCTTTTCTAAAGCAGCAAAGTATTTTGGAAATTCAGACTTTCTCATCACTTGTCCATTTTCCTTTCTACCTTCTTTCAGTGTAAATAGACTTTGTGAAATAATCGCCTCTTTTTCATCAAAATAGGACCAAACTGAAACTCTATCCACTTTTAAGAAAGTACTTAAAGACTCAGTTACTTTATCTAAGTTTCTATAGAGATCACTTGATTTCTCAAAATTCAAATTTTTATATAAATTGATTAAAAACTCATCTATCGATCTCATATTATTCCTATTGCTATACTTATCGACATAACAAAAAAAAATATAAGAAACAGTTGATATTACTAAAGAATAAAATATAACACACCAAGCCGCTCAACTTCTTTGACTTAAATAAAGCAAATGTCTATCATGCTTCAAAATTTAAAATGGGGTCAAAATGAAAAAGATCACTCTCCTCTTTCCAGGGCAAGGCTCTCAATATGTTGGAATGGGAAAAAGCCTTGAGGGAAAACCAAGTTTCAACCTCTTTTCAAGGGCCAATCAAATTCTTGACTATGATCTTTCAAAAATATGCTTTGAAGGGCCCGAAGAAGAACTAAAACTTACTCAAAATACTCAGCCGGCCATCTTGACTCATTCACTCGCACTATTTAGTGAGATTCAATCATTTTTGGACAAAAAAGGTCTGGCCATTCATAGAGTACTTGGACATTCAGTTGGAGAATTTGCGGCACTCGTTGCGGCCGAAACTTTAAAATTTGAAGATGCGCTTAAAGCTGTTTACCTCAGGGGAAAATATATGCAAGAAGCCGTTCCGAAAGGTGAAGGCAAAATGATTGCCCTTTTAAAAATTCCAAATGAAATCGTCGAAAATTTCTGTAAAAAATGCAGTACAGAAAATGAAAAGGTGATGCCTGCCAATTTTAACGGGCCTGGTCAAATTGTAATATCTGGCCACACCACTGCATGTGATAAACTTCTGGAGTCCTTAAAAGAAAATTATACTGAACCCTATCGGGCCGTGGAATTGAGTGTTTCTGCGCCATTTCATAGTTCTCTTATGCAACCTGCGGCCAAAAAGCTTGCCACTTTTTTTAACGAAATTACGTTTAACAAAAATGATATTCCCTATATTGCAAATATTGATGCCAAAGAATATCCAGCTCAGACTAATGGAGCAATTATTAAAAACAACCTTATTGAACAGGTTTGCGGTAGTGTGAGGTGGGAGCAAAGCTTTTCTCTTATTTCAGAAAATGAACTGTGCTTAGAAGTTGGACCAGGCAAAGTATTAATGGGTCTAGGAAGAAAAATTAACCCAAAAGTGAAAATAATACCTATGGATAGCGAGGATGCTTTTGCCAAATTAGAGGAGCTACTATGAGTGCAATTTATAGCGACTTAGAAAATAAAACTAT
Proteins encoded:
- a CDS encoding HAMP domain-containing histidine kinase, which gives rise to MYDVPIWGVDDVLGVLCLEYLKQKKSWSEREKQFVHSIGVITAMIFDKHSVLTQLKKIENFNDELKAVIEERTKKLENAQKKLIQQEKMVTLATLTAGIAHELRNPLNLVIGSGQVIQELLNEINIEDKELKDGLNEASQIVIDSGKRANDVIDNMLGHAKEDSGKKESAQVILNVSMDLAYHTMRAKNPIDVTIHKDISGAEDFYVSESLFQRVILGLLENSFYSLNKKLKKDMNFIPKLNVSSRQKGDQLVVQIYDNGIGMGQVELRKIFDPFFTTKGVGEGTGLGMYLASDTINSIGGTIHVDAEEGKWCEVTIELPKQEKT
- a CDS encoding IS3 family transposase translates to MLIDKFGVSERHSCQVLDINRSSYRYELTLIKNDQIVINRMQQIVHKHRRYGYPRVHVILNREGIVQNRKRTQRIYFEQGFSLKLKRKKKKQFFPRIVKPSASMGGEVWSMDFVSDSLANSRKIRILTVIDHFTRYSPGFYINHSISGIIVTKELDRMIKEHGKPKRIQVDNGPEFTSKAMLEWSYRNNIEIDFTRPGKPTDNAYIESFNGSFRDECLNQNWFSTLAEARVVIESWRKEYNEERIHSSLKYLTPKEFVKKEREDVKHRLSATHL
- a CDS encoding transposase yields the protein MKGKKFSEEVIFKILKEYESGIPAKELGRKYGMAEQTVHKWKKKYHGMQVSDAKKLRSLEEENRRLKRLVADLSLDNQMLKEVTKGNF
- the fabD gene encoding ACP S-malonyltransferase — its product is MKKITLLFPGQGSQYVGMGKSLEGKPSFNLFSRANQILDYDLSKICFEGPEEELKLTQNTQPAILTHSLALFSEIQSFLDKKGLAIHRVLGHSVGEFAALVAAETLKFEDALKAVYLRGKYMQEAVPKGEGKMIALLKIPNEIVENFCKKCSTENEKVMPANFNGPGQIVISGHTTACDKLLESLKENYTEPYRAVELSVSAPFHSSLMQPAAKKLATFFNEITFNKNDIPYIANIDAKEYPAQTNGAIIKNNLIEQVCGSVRWEQSFSLISENELCLEVGPGKVLMGLGRKINPKVKIIPMDSEDAFAKLEELL